Proteins encoded together in one Pseudomonas arsenicoxydans window:
- a CDS encoding PLDc N-terminal domain-containing protein, which yields MGSTFNGLIGLIILALDIWAIINVLKSGAETGMKIIWVLLILLLPVLGLIIWAIAGPRGNVRI from the coding sequence ATGGGTTCCACGTTCAACGGTCTGATTGGCCTGATCATTCTTGCCCTGGATATCTGGGCAATCATCAACGTGCTCAAAAGTGGCGCTGAAACAGGGATGAAAATCATCTGGGTGCTGCTGATCCTGCTGCTGCCGGTCCTGGGCCTGATCATCTGGGCCATCGCCGGGCCACGGGGTAATGTTCGGATCTGA
- the speE gene encoding polyamine aminopropyltransferase gives MSTTPTSEYLETLYEGYGQRFRMEKLLHEVRTEHQHLVIFENPRMGRVMALDGVIQTTEADEFIYHEMLTHVPILAHGSAKRVLIIGGGDGGMLREVAKHGGVEHITMVEIDGTVVDMCKEFLPNHSKGAFDDPRLNLVIDDGMRFVATTTEKFDVIISDSTDPIGPGEVLFSENFYQACRRCLNEGGILVTQNGTPFMQIEEVKTTAGRLRSLFPDWHFYQAAVPTYIGGSMTFAWGATNTAYRKLSRETLQQRFAGSGIITRYYNPEIHIGAFALPQYVLQAVNKPSND, from the coding sequence ATGAGCACTACCCCAACCAGCGAATACCTGGAAACCCTCTACGAAGGCTACGGCCAGCGTTTTCGCATGGAAAAACTGCTGCACGAAGTGCGCACCGAACACCAGCACCTGGTGATCTTCGAAAACCCGCGCATGGGCCGGGTGATGGCGCTGGACGGCGTGATCCAGACCACCGAAGCCGATGAATTCATCTACCACGAAATGCTCACCCATGTGCCGATCCTGGCCCACGGCAGCGCCAAGCGCGTACTGATCATCGGTGGCGGCGACGGCGGCATGTTGCGTGAAGTGGCCAAACACGGCGGCGTCGAGCACATCACCATGGTCGAGATCGACGGCACCGTGGTCGACATGTGCAAGGAGTTTCTGCCGAACCACTCCAAAGGTGCGTTCGATGATCCACGCCTGAACCTGGTGATCGACGACGGCATGCGTTTCGTCGCCACCACCACTGAAAAATTCGACGTGATCATTTCCGACTCCACCGACCCGATCGGTCCAGGTGAAGTGCTGTTCTCGGAAAACTTCTACCAGGCTTGCCGTCGCTGCCTCAACGAAGGCGGCATTCTGGTCACGCAGAACGGCACGCCGTTCATGCAGATCGAAGAAGTCAAAACCACCGCCGGCCGCCTGCGCAGCCTGTTCCCGGACTGGCACTTCTATCAGGCCGCCGTGCCGACCTACATCGGTGGCTCGATGACCTTTGCCTGGGGCGCGACCAATACTGCGTATCGCAAATTGTCCCGTGAAACCCTGCAACAGCGTTTCGCCGGCAGCGGCATTATCACCCGCTACTACAACCCGGAAATCCACATCGGCGCCTTCGCCTTGCCGCAATACGTGCTGCAAGCAGTGAACAAGCCAAGCAACGACTAA
- a CDS encoding ribonuclease E inhibitor RraB: protein MSTAYQEDISSSVLRRMKEGGFDFSRFHPIEFYAIFPDEERARRAAGHYCGESLNAQISVRDDGAWALELSKVMYATYDGIGDFEQDFEAVVEPLGGIIEGWGVKQEVRGLLA, encoded by the coding sequence ATGAGCACAGCCTATCAAGAAGACATCAGCAGCAGCGTGCTGCGCCGCATGAAAGAAGGCGGTTTTGACTTTTCACGATTCCATCCCATCGAGTTCTACGCCATTTTCCCGGATGAGGAACGGGCACGCAGGGCGGCAGGGCATTACTGTGGTGAATCCTTGAATGCACAAATCAGCGTGCGCGATGACGGCGCATGGGCGCTGGAACTGAGCAAAGTGATGTACGCCACCTATGACGGGATTGGCGACTTTGAGCAGGATTTCGAAGCGGTGGTCGAGCCTCTGGGCGGCATCATCGAAGGGTGGGGCGTCAAACAGGAGGTACGAGGGCTACTCGCATAA
- a CDS encoding circularly permuted type 2 ATP-grasp protein, producing MIRTYFDEMYDAGGQVRPHYREFARWLAETPDELLAQRRREADLLFHRAGITFTLYGDEQGTERLIPFDTIPRSIPASEWRIVERGCIQRVKALNMFLADLYHEQRIIKAGIIPAEQVLANEQYQLAMQGLDLHRDIYSHISGVDLVRDGDGTYYVLEDNLRTPSGVSYMLEDRKMMMRLFPELFAAQRIAPIDHYPNLLLDTLKSSSPIDNPSVVVLTPGRFNSAFFEHAFLAREMGVELVEGADLFVRDDKVFMRTTDGPKAVDVIYRRLDDAFLDPLAFNPDSMLGVPGLLSSYRSGNVVLANAIGTGVADDKSVYPFVTDMIRFYLDEEPILKNVPTFQCRNPSELSHVLANLPDLVVKETQGSGGYGMLVGPAATAAEIESFRARIKAKPHAYIAQPTLSLSTCPTFVENGIAPRHIDLRPFVLSGRETRVVPGGLTRVALREGSLVVNSSQGGGTKDTWVVED from the coding sequence ATGATCCGCACCTATTTTGATGAGATGTACGATGCCGGCGGCCAGGTCCGCCCGCATTATCGGGAGTTTGCCCGTTGGCTGGCCGAGACGCCTGACGAGCTATTGGCACAACGGCGACGCGAGGCCGATCTGTTGTTTCATCGCGCCGGGATTACGTTCACGCTTTACGGTGATGAGCAGGGGACAGAGCGCCTGATTCCCTTCGACACCATCCCCCGCAGCATCCCCGCCAGCGAATGGCGGATTGTCGAACGCGGCTGTATCCAGCGGGTCAAGGCGCTAAACATGTTCCTCGCCGACCTGTATCACGAGCAACGCATCATCAAGGCCGGCATCATCCCGGCCGAACAAGTGCTGGCCAACGAGCAGTACCAGTTGGCGATGCAGGGGTTGGACCTGCACCGCGATATCTATTCGCACATCTCCGGCGTCGACTTGGTGCGTGATGGCGACGGCACGTACTACGTGCTCGAAGACAACCTGCGCACACCGAGCGGCGTGAGCTACATGCTCGAAGACCGCAAGATGATGATGCGCCTGTTCCCCGAGTTGTTCGCGGCCCAGCGCATCGCGCCCATCGACCACTACCCGAATCTGTTGCTCGACACCCTGAAAAGCTCCAGCCCGATCGATAACCCGAGCGTGGTGGTGTTGACGCCGGGCCGCTTCAACAGCGCGTTTTTCGAACATGCCTTCCTGGCGCGGGAAATGGGCGTTGAACTGGTGGAGGGCGCTGACCTGTTCGTGCGCGATGACAAAGTGTTCATGCGCACCACGGACGGGCCGAAAGCCGTCGACGTGATCTATCGTCGTCTCGACGATGCTTTTCTCGATCCCCTGGCGTTCAACCCTGATTCGATGCTCGGCGTGCCGGGGCTCTTGTCGTCATACCGCTCCGGCAACGTAGTGCTGGCGAATGCCATCGGCACCGGGGTCGCGGACGACAAGTCGGTGTATCCGTTTGTCACGGACATGATCCGTTTCTACCTCGATGAAGAACCGATCCTGAAAAACGTGCCGACGTTCCAGTGCCGTAATCCCTCTGAACTGTCCCACGTGCTGGCCAACCTTCCAGACCTGGTGGTCAAGGAAACCCAAGGCTCCGGCGGTTACGGAATGCTGGTGGGGCCGGCGGCGACGGCGGCGGAGATCGAGTCGTTCCGCGCGCGGATCAAAGCCAAACCCCATGCGTACATCGCGCAACCGACGCTGTCGTTGTCGACGTGTCCGACCTTTGTCGAAAACGGCATCGCTCCACGGCACATCGACCTGCGGCCGTTCGTATTGTCTGGCCGCGAAACCCGGGTTGTGCCCGGCGGTTTGACCCGTGTCGCCCTGCGCGAAGGCTCCCTGGTGGTGAATTCCTCCCAGGGCGGCGGAACCAAGGACACCTGGGTAGTCGAGGATTGA
- a CDS encoding alpha-E domain-containing protein: MLSRTASDLYWMSRYLERAENLARMLDISYSLSLMPQDGRGDGLHELAMPLLITGTLDDYLERHGDLHAERLLHFFALDAANPASIYSCLGAARASAHAVRGRITADMWENINATWLEIRGIADQGLSRYGMSRFCEWIKERSHLFRGASYGTIMRNDAFRFIRLGTFIERADNTLRLLDARYEMAGDQAEAVSDGTAHAYYQWSALLRALSSFEAYTEIYRDAPGARHVAELLLLRADVPRSLRACTEEIDQILAQLPGANGRPAQRLAAEMDARLRYTGITEILDEGLHAWLTEFIPLVRQLGNAIHSSYLEAA, encoded by the coding sequence ATGTTAAGTAGAACTGCCTCGGATTTGTATTGGATGTCGCGTTACCTGGAGCGGGCGGAAAACCTCGCACGGATGCTCGACATCAGTTATTCGCTGTCGCTGATGCCACAGGATGGTCGCGGCGACGGTCTGCACGAATTGGCCATGCCATTGCTGATCACCGGAACCCTGGACGATTACCTGGAGCGCCACGGCGATTTGCACGCCGAACGGCTGCTGCATTTCTTCGCCCTGGACGCCGCCAACCCGGCCAGCATCTACAGCTGTCTGGGCGCTGCACGGGCCAGTGCCCATGCGGTGCGTGGGCGAATCACCGCCGACATGTGGGAAAACATCAACGCCACCTGGCTGGAAATTCGCGGGATTGCCGATCAGGGCTTGAGCCGGTACGGCATGAGCCGTTTCTGCGAGTGGATCAAGGAGCGTTCCCACCTGTTCAGGGGCGCGTCCTACGGCACGATCATGCGCAACGATGCGTTCCGCTTCATTCGCCTGGGGACGTTTATCGAACGGGCCGACAACACGTTGCGCCTGCTCGACGCCCGCTATGAAATGGCCGGCGATCAGGCCGAGGCGGTCAGCGATGGTACCGCTCACGCCTATTACCAGTGGAGCGCGTTGCTGCGGGCATTGTCATCGTTCGAGGCGTACACCGAGATCTATCGCGATGCTCCCGGCGCCCGCCATGTCGCCGAGCTGCTGTTGCTGCGAGCTGACGTTCCGCGTTCCCTGCGCGCCTGCACCGAAGAAATCGACCAGATCCTCGCCCAGTTGCCGGGGGCCAATGGCCGTCCCGCGCAACGTCTGGCGGCGGAGATGGACGCGCGCCTGCGCTACACCGGCATCACCGAAATTCTCGACGAAGGCCTGCATGCCTGGCTGACCGAGTTCATCCCGCTGGTGCGCCAGTTGGGTAACGCCATTCACAGTTCCTACCTGGAGGCTGCATGA
- a CDS encoding transglutaminase family protein: MRLSISHETTYHYEDQVRASIQYLRLTPHDSERQHVLSWQLDLPRPVRAQLDPFGNILHVLTMDEPHEAIIIGARGQVDIDELREAEHESQSALPFLRFTRLTEADEALRAFAEKECKKRRDRTALIDLMHGLNSHMTYTPGSTEVDTSAAQAFAGRAGVCQDHTHAFLACARSLGIPSRYVSGYLYSENSEHLASHAWAEAWLDDAWYSFDVTNELARPERHLKLAVGLDYLDACPVRGMRRGGGCEQMHAKVFVSPTPMPAPVISVQQQ; this comes from the coding sequence ATGAGACTTTCCATTAGCCACGAGACCACCTATCACTACGAAGATCAGGTGCGGGCGAGCATCCAGTATTTGCGACTGACTCCCCACGACAGCGAGCGCCAGCATGTTCTGAGTTGGCAGCTCGACCTGCCGCGCCCGGTGCGCGCGCAACTGGACCCGTTCGGCAATATCCTGCACGTGCTGACCATGGACGAGCCGCATGAAGCGATCATCATCGGCGCCCGTGGCCAGGTCGACATCGACGAACTGCGCGAAGCCGAACACGAAAGCCAATCGGCGCTGCCGTTCCTGCGCTTCACCCGACTGACCGAAGCGGACGAAGCCCTACGTGCGTTTGCGGAAAAAGAATGCAAGAAACGTCGGGATCGCACCGCGCTGATCGACTTGATGCATGGCTTGAACTCGCACATGACTTACACGCCGGGCTCCACCGAAGTCGACACCAGCGCCGCCCAGGCTTTCGCCGGGCGTGCAGGCGTCTGCCAGGACCACACCCATGCGTTCCTCGCCTGCGCGCGCAGCCTGGGCATTCCATCGCGTTATGTGTCGGGTTATTTGTACAGCGAGAACAGCGAGCACCTGGCCAGTCACGCCTGGGCTGAAGCCTGGCTGGATGACGCCTGGTACAGCTTCGATGTGACCAACGAACTGGCCCGGCCGGAGCGCCATTTGAAACTGGCCGTGGGCCTGGATTATCTGGACGCCTGCCCGGTGCGCGGCATGCGGCGCGGTGGTGGGTGTGAGCAGATGCACGCGAAGGTGTTTGTATCGCCAACGCCGATGCCTGCGCCGGTAATCTCCGTCCAGCAACAATAA
- a CDS encoding acetyl-CoA C-acetyltransferase produces the protein MTQALIFDALRTPRGKGKPEGSLHSVKPVNLVAGLLTALQQRMSLDTSQVDDVVLGCVTPIGDQGSDIAKTAAQVADWDVSVSGVQINRFCASGLEAVNLGAMKVRSGFEDLVVVGGVESMSRVPMGSDGGPWALDPETNLHSHFTPQGVGADLIATIEGFSRQDVDAYALYSQQKAARARADGSFNKSLVPVQDQNGIILLDHDEFIRAESTLEGLAKLKPSFEMMGHMGFDATALRVYSHVERINHVHTPGNSSGIVDGAALMLIGSEAKGRALGLQPRARIVATAVTSTDPTIMLTGPAPATRKALAKAGLRVEDIDLFEVNEAFASVVLKFIKDMAIDPEKVNVNGGSIAMGHPLGATGCAILGTLLDELETRRLRYGLATLCVGGGMGIATIIERL, from the coding sequence ATGACTCAAGCTTTGATTTTCGATGCGTTACGCACGCCCCGTGGCAAAGGGAAGCCTGAGGGCTCCCTGCACAGTGTCAAGCCGGTGAATCTGGTGGCGGGGCTGCTTACGGCATTGCAACAGCGCATGTCTCTGGACACCAGCCAAGTGGATGACGTGGTGCTCGGCTGTGTCACGCCAATCGGCGATCAAGGCTCCGATATCGCCAAAACCGCAGCACAAGTGGCCGATTGGGACGTCAGCGTGTCAGGCGTGCAGATCAACCGCTTTTGCGCTTCGGGACTGGAAGCCGTGAACCTGGGCGCGATGAAAGTCCGTTCCGGATTCGAAGACCTGGTGGTGGTCGGTGGCGTCGAGTCCATGTCTCGCGTGCCCATGGGCAGCGACGGCGGCCCTTGGGCGCTGGACCCGGAAACCAATCTGCATAGCCATTTCACCCCGCAAGGCGTGGGCGCCGACCTGATTGCCACGATTGAAGGTTTCAGCCGCCAAGACGTCGATGCCTACGCGTTGTACTCCCAGCAGAAAGCGGCCCGGGCCCGCGCCGATGGTTCGTTCAACAAGTCGCTGGTGCCGGTGCAGGACCAGAACGGCATCATCCTGCTCGATCATGATGAATTCATCCGCGCCGAATCCACCCTTGAAGGCCTGGCCAAACTCAAGCCGAGTTTCGAGATGATGGGGCATATGGGTTTCGACGCCACCGCATTGCGCGTGTACAGCCATGTCGAGCGGATCAACCACGTGCACACTCCGGGCAACAGCTCCGGGATCGTCGATGGCGCGGCGCTGATGCTGATCGGCTCCGAGGCCAAGGGCCGGGCACTGGGGTTGCAGCCACGGGCGCGGATCGTTGCCACTGCGGTGACCAGCACCGATCCGACCATCATGCTCACCGGCCCCGCACCGGCTACGCGCAAGGCATTGGCCAAGGCCGGGTTGCGAGTCGAAGACATCGACCTGTTCGAGGTCAACGAAGCTTTCGCCTCGGTGGTGCTCAAATTCATCAAGGACATGGCCATCGACCCGGAAAAGGTCAACGTCAACGGCGGCTCCATCGCCATGGGGCACCCGTTGGGCGCCACTGGCTGCGCGATTCTCGGCACCTTACTCGATGAACTGGAAACCCGGCGCCTGCGCTACGGCCTCGCGACCCTGTGTGTCGGCGGCGGCATGGGCATTGCCACCATCATCGAACGCCTCTGA
- a CDS encoding 3-hydroxyacyl-CoA dehydrogenase NAD-binding domain-containing protein, with protein sequence MTEAIRYEKGQDQIVVLTIDMPGQSANTMNAVYREAMAGCVARLVAEKDSLVGVIITSAKKTFFAGGDLNELIKVGKPEAKAFYDMVLTLKGQLRTLETLGKPVVAAINGAALGGGWEICLACHHRVALDTPSVQLGLPEVTLGLLPGGGGVVRMVRMLGIEKALPYLLEGKKVRPQQALQAGLIDELAKDHDELLSKARAWIVANPSAVQRWDVKGYQIPGGTPSNPKVAQMLAIAPSILRSKTQGCLPAPEKILCAAVESAQVDFDTAHLIETRYFTELTTGQISKNLIGTFWFQLNEINAGGSRPQGFAPCVTQKVGVLGAGMMGAGIAFVSASAGVDVVLKDVTLAAAEKGKAHSAALLDKKVARGQMIAEQREAILARIHTTESDADLAGCDLIIEAVFEDRELKAKVSSAAQKVVGPDAVIASNTSTLPISGLATAVPDPTKFIGLHFFSPVEKMPLVEIIKGTHTSDETLARGFDFVLQIKKTPIVVNDSRGFFTSRVFGTFTNEGIAMLGEGVSAPMIETEARKAGMPIGPLAISDEVSLSLMSHIRQQTAKDLQTEGKPLTEHPAFAVIDLLLNEYKRPGKAAGGGFYEYPAGGQKLLWPGLKTRFEKADGQISPKDVRDRLLFVQAIETVRCVEEGVLTSTADANVGSIFGIGFAAWTGGALQFINQYGVKDFVARAQYLARQYGERFAPPALLLEKAAKGEAF encoded by the coding sequence ATGACCGAAGCCATTCGTTACGAAAAAGGTCAGGACCAGATCGTCGTCCTGACCATTGACATGCCGGGCCAGAGCGCCAACACCATGAACGCGGTCTATCGCGAGGCCATGGCCGGCTGCGTTGCCAGATTGGTGGCCGAAAAGGACAGCCTTGTCGGCGTCATCATCACCTCGGCCAAGAAAACCTTTTTTGCCGGTGGCGACCTCAATGAATTGATCAAGGTCGGCAAACCCGAAGCCAAAGCCTTCTACGACATGGTGCTGACCCTCAAGGGCCAATTGCGTACGCTGGAAACACTCGGAAAACCGGTGGTCGCCGCGATCAACGGCGCGGCGTTGGGCGGCGGTTGGGAAATCTGCCTGGCGTGTCATCACCGCGTGGCGCTGGACACTCCATCGGTGCAACTTGGCTTGCCGGAAGTGACCCTCGGCTTGTTGCCGGGCGGCGGCGGGGTGGTGCGCATGGTGCGCATGCTGGGGATTGAAAAGGCTCTGCCTTACTTGCTCGAGGGTAAAAAAGTCCGGCCACAACAAGCGTTGCAGGCGGGGTTGATTGACGAGTTGGCGAAGGATCACGATGAGTTGCTGAGCAAGGCGCGGGCCTGGATTGTGGCCAATCCGTCGGCCGTGCAGCGTTGGGACGTGAAGGGGTATCAGATTCCGGGTGGCACGCCGTCGAACCCGAAAGTCGCGCAAATGCTGGCCATCGCGCCATCGATCCTGCGCAGTAAAACCCAGGGCTGCCTGCCCGCGCCGGAGAAGATCCTGTGTGCGGCAGTGGAAAGTGCCCAAGTGGATTTCGACACGGCGCACCTGATCGAAACCCGCTACTTCACAGAATTGACCACCGGCCAAATCTCGAAAAACCTGATCGGTACGTTCTGGTTTCAACTCAATGAGATCAACGCTGGCGGCTCGCGTCCTCAAGGTTTTGCCCCTTGCGTGACGCAGAAAGTCGGCGTGCTCGGTGCCGGGATGATGGGCGCCGGTATTGCGTTCGTCAGCGCATCGGCCGGTGTTGACGTGGTGCTCAAGGACGTCACTCTCGCGGCAGCAGAGAAGGGCAAGGCTCATTCGGCCGCGCTGCTGGACAAGAAAGTCGCCCGCGGTCAGATGATTGCCGAGCAGCGCGAGGCGATTCTGGCGCGGATTCACACCACCGAGAGCGATGCGGATCTCGCCGGTTGCGATCTGATCATCGAAGCGGTGTTCGAAGACCGTGAATTGAAAGCCAAAGTCTCATCAGCCGCGCAGAAGGTCGTTGGCCCTGACGCAGTGATCGCCTCCAATACCTCGACCTTGCCGATCAGCGGCCTGGCCACCGCCGTACCGGACCCAACCAAGTTCATCGGCCTGCATTTCTTCAGCCCTGTGGAAAAAATGCCCTTGGTGGAGATCATCAAGGGCACCCACACCAGCGACGAAACCCTGGCGCGTGGGTTCGATTTCGTCCTGCAAATCAAGAAAACCCCGATTGTGGTCAACGACAGTCGCGGTTTCTTCACCTCGCGGGTGTTCGGCACCTTCACCAACGAGGGCATCGCCATGCTCGGCGAAGGCGTGAGCGCGCCGATGATCGAGACCGAGGCGCGCAAGGCCGGCATGCCGATCGGGCCTCTGGCAATCTCCGACGAAGTGTCTCTCAGCCTGATGAGCCATATCCGCCAGCAAACCGCCAAAGACCTGCAAACCGAAGGGAAACCGCTGACTGAGCACCCGGCGTTCGCCGTGATCGACTTGCTGCTCAACGAATACAAACGGCCTGGGAAAGCGGCAGGAGGCGGTTTCTACGAGTATCCGGCCGGAGGCCAGAAACTTCTGTGGCCCGGACTGAAAACCCGTTTCGAGAAAGCCGATGGGCAGATTTCGCCCAAGGACGTGCGTGATCGCTTGCTGTTCGTGCAAGCCATCGAAACTGTGCGTTGCGTGGAGGAGGGTGTGCTGACC